A single region of the Zonotrichia leucophrys gambelii isolate GWCS_2022_RI chromosome 9, RI_Zleu_2.0, whole genome shotgun sequence genome encodes:
- the SST gene encoding somatostatin — protein MLSCRLQCALALLSIALALGTVSAAPSDPRLRQFLQKSLAAAAGKQELAKYFLAELLSEPSQTENEALESEDLSRGAEQDEVRLELERSANSNPALAPRERKAGCKNFFWKTFTSC, from the exons ATGCTGTCGTGCCGCCTCCAGTgcgccctggccctgctctccaTCGCCCTGGCCCTCGGCACCGTCTCGGCCGCCCCGTCGGACCCGCGGCTCCGGCAGTTCCTGCAGAAGTCGctggccgccgccgccgggaaGCAG GAACTGGCCAAGTACTTTTTGGCAGAACTGCTTTCAGAGCCAAGTCAGACAGAAAATGAAGCCCTGGAGTCTGAGGACTTGTCCCGAGGGGCTGAGCAGGATGAAGTGAGACTGGAGCTGGAGCGCTCGGCTAACTCAAATCCCGCTCTGGCACCCCGGGAACGCAAAGCAGGCTGCAAGAACTTCTTCTGGAAAACTTTCACATCCTGTTAG
- the BCL6 gene encoding B-cell lymphoma 6 protein, translating into MASPADSCIQFTRHASDVLLNLNRLRSRDILTDVVIIVNREQFRAHKTVLMACSGLFYSIFTDQLKCNLNVINLDPEINPEGFCILLDFMYTSRLNLRENNIMAVMATALYLQMEHVVDTCRRFVKSSEAEMVSAVKTPREEFLAGRMLGHPEVMAYRSRDVSENGMPLQNGSLCNGRAFAPGLINSLSGSPISYHGYSPLPLNSFLVDDELREMRMPLSELSRAGAFPKERILPCDSSRTIPTEYVRTITDISANMCHATIYAPKEGAAEEARSDMHYSVASGPKPVIPSVRNNPYFPCDKVAKEEERTSSEDEISQHFEPTNTPLDRKGLISPQSPQKSDCQPNSPTESSSSKNARIGQNSSSLFTKSPTDPKACNWKKYKFIVLNSLNQNTKQDSADQNEMGTLSPRTYVPMSTCQQSMEPEHLNVQSPTKISVNGEDSTIPQASRLNNIVNRSRDGSPRSSEGQSPLYMHSSKCSSCGCQSPQHTEMCLHTPGSNFGEEMGETQSEYSDSSCENGAFFCNECDCRFSEEASLKRHSLQVHSDKPYKCDRCQASFRYKGNLASHKTVHTGEKPYRCNICGAQFNRPANLKTHTRIHSGEKPYKCETCGARFVQVAHLRAHVLIHTGEKPYPCEICGTRFRHLQTLKSHLRIHTGEKPYHCEKCNLHFRHKSQLRLHLRQKHGAITNTKVQYRISASEVPPELPKAC; encoded by the exons ATGGCCTCGCCGGCAGACAGCTGCATCCAGTTCACGCGCCACGCCAGCGACGTCCTCCTTAACCTCAACCGCCTTAGAAGCCGGGACATCTTGACCGATGTTGTCATCATCGTGAACCGGGAGCAGTTCAGAGCCCACAAAACAGTCCTGATGGCCTGCAG TGGCCTCTTCTACAGCATCTTCACTGACCAGCTCAAGTGCAACTTGAATGTTATCAACCTAGATCCTGAAATTAACCCTGAGGGGTTTTGCATCCTCTTGGACTTCATGTACACCTCCCGCCTGAACTTGAGGGAGAACAATATCATGGCTGTGATGGCCACAGCACTCTACCTGCAGATGGAGCACGTGGTTGACACCTGCCGAAGGTTTGTCAAGTCTAG CGAAGCAGAGATGGTATCTGCTGTGAAGACCCCAAGGGAAGAGTTTCTGGCTGGACGGATGCTGGGCCACCCAGAGGTGATGGCTTATCGGAGCAGAGATGTCTCAGAGAACGGAATGCCTCTTCAAAATGGGTCCCTCTGCAACGGGAGGGCCTTTGCACCCGGCTTGATCAACAGTTTGTCTGGATCCCCCATTTCCTACCATGGATACAGCCCGCTCCCTCTAAATAGCTTCCTGGTGGATGATGAGTTGCGGGAGATGAGGATGCCTCTCTCTGAACTCTCAAGGGCAGGTGCCTTCCCCAAGGAGAGGATCCTGCCGTGCGACAGCTCCAGGACAATCCCCACTGAGTACGTGAGAACCATCACCGACATCTCTGCCAACATGTGCCACGCTACCATCTATGCTCCAAAAGAAGGTGCTGCTGAAGAAGCCAGGAGTGACATGCACTACAGCGTGGCTTCTGGGCCCAAACCTGTCATCCCTTCAGTCCGGAACAATCCCTACTTCCCCTGCGACAAAGTGGCCAAAGAGGAGGAGCGGACCTCTTCAGAGGACGAGATCAGCCAGCACTTTGAGCCCACCAACACACCCCTGGACCGCAAGGGACTCATCAGCCCTCAGAGCCCGCAGAAGTCAGACTGCCAGCCCAACTCACCAACTgaatccagcagcagcaagaatgCCCGTATCGGCCAGAACTCCAGCTCCCTCTTCACCAAGagccccacagaccccaaaGCCTGCAACTGGAAGAAGTACAAGTTCATTGTCCTCAACTCTCTCAACCAGAACACCAAGCAAGACAGCGCTGACCAGAACGAGATGGGAACCCTCTCTCCTCGCACCTATGTGCCCATGTCCACTTGCCAGCAGTCCATGGAGCCAGAGCATCTCAATGTGCAATCCCCCACCAAGATAAGCGTGAATGGTGAAGACTCTACGATCCCACAAGCGAGTAGACTCAACAATATTGTTAACAG GTCCCGGGATGGGTCCCCTCGGAGCAGCGAAGGGCAGTCCCCACTGTACATGCATTCATCAAAGtgcagctcctgtggctgccagTCCCCACAACATACTGAGATGTGCCTTCATACCCCTGGCTCAAACTTTGGAGAAGAGATGGGGGAAACCCAGTCTGAATACTCCGACTCCAGCTGCG AGAACGGAGCCTTCTTCTGCAACGAGTGCGACTGCCGGTTCTCCGAGGAGGCGTCTCTCAAGAGACATTCTCTGCAGGTGCACAGTGACAAGCCCTACAAGTGTGACCGCTGCCAGGCCTCCTTTCGCTACAAGGGGAATCTCGCCAGCCACAAAACCGTCCACACAG GAGAGAAGCCGTACCGCTGCAACATCTGCGGGGCACAGTTCAACCGACCAGCCAACCTGAAAACCCACACACGCATCCACTCTGGGGAGAAACCCTACAAGTGTGAGACCTGTGGCGCCAGATTTGTCCAG gtggCCCACCTCCGTGCTCACGTGCTCATTCACACCGGGGAGAAGCCGTACCCCTGTGAGATCTGCGGCACACGCTTCCGGCACCTGCAGACCCTCAAAAGTCACCTTCGAATCCACACAGGAGAGAAACCCTATCAT TGTGAGAAGTGCAACCTGCATTTCCGCCACAAAAGCCAGCTGCGGCTGCACCTGCGGCAGAAGCATGGGGCCATCACCAACACCAAGGTGCAGTACCGCATCTCGGCCAGTGAGGTGCCCCCGGAGCTCCCCAAGGCCTGCTGA